In one Spirosoma rigui genomic region, the following are encoded:
- a CDS encoding DUF4270 family protein, which translates to MSQNAITTSTRNWLGRLCLLAGAVAGVLACEEPKEIGLPPTTPVDIAYSDTLQAFRSTVLLDSVRTYNTSQLLMGSYTDPTFGKVKASSYVQLTLSGLAFTIQDADKKDIPTAKIVYDSTRLITGYSGYFYGDTLKAQELQVYRLTEAIDATKNYDIRSSVAHETTPLLRASITPKPITQDSTRGLRLRLPDALGRELLALANTDTGKTQALFQAKMKGLAFKTAQAANAALFGIVPNSFVGVYYHIDGETTPRLKDFSLDGGRFNQVLADRAGTPLSGLTAGSGLSSAALKGQSFIHSTAGVTTKLTFPGLDELRKNSRVAINRADLVITPKVPTVTSFSLPYYLALAEVTAQNRILRTTPSRLVQFVPLAQTLFDRSEASFNYPQAVAYDSRSKAYTFEVSGYFQSILSGKTPNNGLAILTASSNQLGISQSVPSSDYFMTDRVFQAVLDGDASVKLIVFYTTSK; encoded by the coding sequence ATGTCGCAGAACGCTATTACAACCTCTACACGCAACTGGCTGGGTAGACTGTGTCTACTGGCGGGTGCTGTAGCGGGCGTACTGGCCTGCGAAGAACCCAAAGAGATTGGCTTGCCACCCACCACACCGGTCGATATTGCCTACAGTGATACGCTCCAGGCTTTCCGGTCAACGGTGCTGCTGGATTCGGTCCGTACGTACAACACCAGCCAGCTCCTCATGGGCAGCTATACCGATCCTACCTTCGGCAAGGTAAAGGCCTCTTCCTACGTGCAGCTGACGTTATCCGGCTTGGCGTTTACTATTCAGGATGCGGACAAAAAAGACATCCCGACGGCCAAGATCGTTTATGACTCCACGCGGCTGATTACGGGTTACTCGGGTTATTTCTACGGCGATACGCTGAAAGCGCAGGAACTACAGGTGTACCGGCTCACGGAAGCGATCGACGCTACTAAAAACTACGACATCAGGAGTTCCGTAGCGCACGAAACGACGCCCCTGCTGCGGGCATCCATCACGCCCAAACCCATCACCCAGGATTCTACCCGGGGCCTGCGGCTGCGACTACCCGATGCACTGGGTCGCGAGTTGCTGGCACTGGCCAACACCGATACGGGGAAAACACAGGCGCTGTTTCAGGCCAAGATGAAAGGGCTGGCGTTTAAAACGGCGCAGGCCGCCAATGCTGCGCTGTTTGGTATCGTCCCCAACTCCTTCGTTGGCGTGTATTACCACATCGACGGCGAAACGACGCCCCGGCTCAAGGATTTCAGCCTGGACGGTGGTCGCTTCAACCAGGTGCTGGCCGACCGGGCCGGAACGCCACTCAGCGGCTTGACGGCTGGTTCGGGTCTCTCATCGGCGGCTTTGAAAGGACAGTCGTTCATTCATTCGACGGCGGGCGTAACCACGAAGCTGACTTTTCCGGGGCTGGACGAGCTGCGCAAGAACAGCCGGGTAGCCATTAACCGGGCCGACCTGGTCATTACGCCGAAAGTGCCAACTGTAACCTCGTTCTCGCTGCCGTATTACCTGGCGCTGGCCGAAGTGACGGCGCAGAACCGGATCCTGCGGACAACGCCGAGCCGCCTGGTGCAGTTTGTGCCTCTGGCGCAGACGCTGTTTGACCGGAGCGAAGCCTCGTTCAACTACCCGCAGGCCGTGGCCTACGACTCCCGCAGCAAAGCCTATACCTTCGAGGTGAGTGGCTATTTTCAGTCGATCCTTTCGGGTAAAACCCCCAATAACGGCCTGGCTATCCTGACGGCCAGTTCCAACCAGCTGGGTATATCGCAAAGTGTCCCTTCGTCGGATTATTTCATGACCGACCGGGTCTTTCAGGCCGTACTCGATGGCGATGCCAGCGTGAAACTGATCGTTTTTTATACGACCTCAAAATAA
- a CDS encoding glycogen/starch synthase — MSKLRILYVASEINPFLKTSDVADFVRKLPQAMQERGMEIRILVPRFGLINERKNRLHEVVRLSGINIAVGDEEKPLIIKVASIPTAKLQVYFIDNEDYFQRKYVFHDKENRFYDDNDERAIFFCKGVLETVKKLGWAPDIVHCNDWMTALIPLYLKTTYKNDPMFKDAKSVFTVYNNSFEHRFEGDIIEKARMMDIDDSMLNELKTADFPGFIRIGCTYADAVVRAEEESSESLNAILTDLPEHKFDAAEDEDVAERYYNLYTQLAG, encoded by the coding sequence ATGAGCAAACTACGTATTCTCTACGTTGCCAGTGAGATCAATCCTTTCCTGAAAACGTCTGACGTCGCCGATTTCGTCCGTAAACTGCCTCAGGCCATGCAGGAGCGGGGCATGGAAATACGCATTTTAGTGCCGCGTTTCGGGTTGATCAACGAGCGTAAAAACCGATTGCATGAAGTAGTACGGCTGTCGGGCATCAATATCGCGGTCGGCGACGAAGAGAAACCCCTGATTATTAAGGTCGCATCTATTCCAACGGCTAAACTACAGGTCTATTTTATTGATAACGAAGACTATTTCCAGCGGAAGTACGTTTTCCATGACAAAGAGAACCGGTTCTACGACGATAACGACGAGCGGGCGATTTTCTTCTGCAAAGGCGTGCTCGAAACCGTAAAGAAACTGGGCTGGGCGCCGGATATCGTCCATTGCAACGACTGGATGACGGCGCTGATTCCGCTGTACCTGAAGACGACCTACAAGAACGATCCCATGTTCAAAGATGCCAAGTCGGTCTTCACGGTTTACAACAACTCGTTCGAACACCGTTTTGAGGGCGACATCATCGAGAAAGCCCGCATGATGGACATCGATGACTCGATGCTCAACGAGCTGAAAACGGCCGATTTCCCCGGATTCATCCGGATCGGCTGTACCTACGCCGATGCCGTGGTACGGGCCGAAGAAGAGTCGAGCGAGAGCCTGAACGCCATTTTAACTGATTTACCCGAACATAAATTTGATGCTGCCGAAGATGAAGATGTCGCAGAACGCTATTACAACCTCTACACGCAACTGGCTGGGTAG
- the panC gene encoding pantoate--beta-alanine ligase — MTRFDTISALRQHLHSLPSSRSIGLVPTMGALHEGHMTLIQSAKAAGDLVVASIFVNPVQFNNPDDLARYPRTLDDDCRLLEAAGCDVVFAPSVTEMYPEPPTMRLNFGELETVMEGAFRPGHFNGVGIVVAKLFNIVQPHRAYFGQKDLQQVAVIRQLIRDLSFPVELVRSPTVRETDGLAMSSRNRNLTAEERVLAPALYEALTLAHDLLSEGQSTAQAKAAVTGFFSNNPNFRLEYVEIANADTLQPAGEVLAPGQTAICLAVHLGTVRLIDNVVF, encoded by the coding sequence ATGACACGCTTTGATACGATCTCCGCACTTCGCCAACACCTGCACTCTCTGCCTTCCAGCCGCTCCATTGGACTCGTTCCTACCATGGGTGCGCTGCACGAAGGCCACATGACCCTGATCCAATCGGCCAAAGCAGCAGGCGACCTGGTTGTAGCCAGTATCTTCGTTAATCCGGTCCAGTTCAACAACCCCGACGACCTCGCCCGTTACCCCCGCACCCTCGACGACGATTGCCGGCTCCTCGAAGCAGCGGGCTGCGATGTGGTGTTTGCGCCGTCGGTAACGGAGATGTATCCCGAGCCTCCCACCATGCGGCTGAATTTTGGCGAGCTGGAAACGGTGATGGAAGGAGCCTTCCGGCCCGGTCATTTCAACGGCGTCGGTATTGTGGTAGCCAAGTTGTTCAACATTGTGCAGCCCCACCGGGCCTATTTCGGTCAGAAAGACCTGCAGCAGGTGGCCGTAATCCGGCAGTTGATCCGTGATCTGAGCTTTCCCGTCGAGCTGGTGCGGTCGCCAACGGTTCGCGAAACCGATGGTCTGGCGATGTCATCCCGTAACCGTAACCTCACCGCCGAAGAGCGCGTACTGGCCCCGGCGCTGTACGAAGCCCTTACGCTGGCACACGACCTGCTGAGCGAGGGGCAAAGCACCGCACAGGCTAAAGCGGCCGTTACGGGCTTTTTCAGCAACAACCCTAACTTCCGGCTTGAATACGTCGAAATCGCCAATGCCGATACACTCCAGCCCGCTGGCGAAGTACTGGCACCGGGTCAGACAGCGATCTGCCTGGCGGTGCACCTGGGTACCGTTCGCCTGATCGACAACGTAGTGTTCTAG
- a CDS encoding M15 family metallopeptidase, which translates to MQQQGLVDVQTVDPSILVELKYSTTDNFVGKDVYGDLTRAYMQPMAARKLASASKYLREHHPTLRLLVYDATRPRKAQWNLWNALPNMPERERQKYVADPRKGSIHNYGCAVDLTLAAINGRSGAPEALDMGTKYDFFGELAYPKLESNLLKAGKLTKKQIENRTILRTAMRQGGFTPIEFEWWHFNAMSRARAKETFRIVE; encoded by the coding sequence ATGCAGCAGCAGGGCCTTGTGGATGTGCAGACCGTTGACCCGTCGATCCTGGTTGAACTGAAGTACTCCACTACGGACAATTTCGTCGGTAAGGACGTGTACGGCGACCTAACCCGAGCCTACATGCAGCCGATGGCGGCCCGCAAACTCGCCAGTGCCAGTAAGTACCTGCGGGAGCATCATCCTACCCTGCGGTTGCTGGTGTACGATGCCACCCGGCCGCGCAAAGCCCAGTGGAACCTCTGGAACGCCCTGCCCAACATGCCCGAGCGCGAACGCCAGAAGTACGTAGCTGATCCTCGCAAAGGGTCTATCCACAACTACGGCTGCGCGGTCGACCTGACGCTCGCTGCGATAAATGGCCGGTCGGGCGCGCCGGAGGCCCTGGATATGGGGACCAAATATGATTTTTTTGGGGAACTGGCTTACCCAAAGCTGGAAAGCAATCTGTTGAAAGCGGGTAAGCTGACGAAGAAGCAGATCGAGAACCGGACGATACTGCGCACGGCCATGCGCCAGGGTGGCTTCACGCCCATCGAGTTTGAGTGGTGGCACTTCAACGCCATGTCCCGCGCCAGAGCCAAAGAAACATTCCGGATTGTGGAGTAG
- a CDS encoding nucleoside recognition domain-containing protein, with protein MALNYIWVAFFIIAFLVALAKLIFLGDTEIFKLIVEGLFDSSKVAVMDIALPLAGVMTFFLGLLNIGEKAGAINFLARIIGPFFHKLFPEVPRDHPANGQMIMNFSANMLGLDNAATPFGLRAMASLQELNPTKETASNAQIMFLVLHTSGLTIIPLSIMAQRAILGAKDPSDIFIPCLIATYVATVVSMIAVAVKQRINLLNGTVVGWLGGITSLIALALWFLSTKTKEEIEVISKVTGNLVLMLIVVSFLLGAMRKKVDIFDAFIEGAKGGFETSVRIIPYLVGMLVAIGAFRTSGAMDYVIDGLKFLFSLTGLNTEFTDALPVALMRPLSGSGSRALMIDAMKQFGPDSFVGRLACMFQGAADTTFYIVALYFGSVGIRNSRYAIPFGLFADLMGVIAGIALGYFFFH; from the coding sequence ATGGCCTTAAACTACATCTGGGTTGCTTTTTTTATCATTGCCTTTCTGGTCGCGCTCGCCAAGCTGATCTTCCTCGGCGATACCGAAATTTTTAAGCTCATTGTGGAGGGCCTGTTCGATTCGTCGAAGGTTGCCGTGATGGACATTGCCCTGCCGCTGGCGGGGGTAATGACGTTTTTTCTGGGGTTGCTCAACATCGGCGAAAAAGCGGGGGCTATCAACTTCCTGGCCCGGATTATCGGTCCATTTTTTCACAAACTTTTCCCCGAGGTTCCCCGAGATCACCCCGCTAACGGCCAGATGATCATGAACTTCTCGGCCAATATGCTGGGGCTGGACAATGCCGCTACCCCCTTCGGCCTGCGGGCGATGGCGAGTTTGCAGGAGTTGAACCCAACCAAGGAAACGGCCTCCAATGCCCAGATCATGTTTCTGGTCCTGCACACGTCCGGCCTGACCATTATTCCGCTCAGCATCATGGCGCAACGGGCTATTCTGGGAGCCAAAGACCCATCCGACATTTTCATCCCCTGCCTGATTGCCACCTACGTTGCTACGGTAGTCAGTATGATTGCGGTGGCCGTAAAGCAGCGGATTAATCTGCTCAACGGTACTGTTGTAGGCTGGCTGGGTGGCATCACCAGTCTGATCGCATTGGCGCTCTGGTTTCTGTCGACCAAAACCAAGGAAGAGATCGAGGTGATCTCCAAGGTGACGGGCAACCTGGTACTGATGCTCATTGTGGTCTCGTTTCTGCTGGGGGCGATGCGCAAGAAAGTCGACATCTTCGACGCCTTCATCGAAGGAGCAAAAGGGGGGTTCGAAACATCCGTGCGCATCATTCCGTATTTGGTGGGTATGCTCGTCGCCATTGGCGCGTTTCGTACCTCCGGCGCGATGGACTACGTCATTGACGGGCTGAAATTCCTGTTCAGCCTGACGGGTCTGAATACCGAGTTTACCGATGCGCTGCCAGTAGCGCTCATGAGGCCGCTGAGCGGGTCAGGATCGCGGGCGCTGATGATCGACGCCATGAAACAGTTCGGGCCCGATTCGTTCGTTGGGCGGCTGGCCTGCATGTTTCAGGGCGCGGCCGACACTACATTTTACATCGTCGCGCTGTACTTTGGCTCGGTCGGTATTCGCAACTCACGGTATGCCATTCCGTTTGGCCTCTTCGCCGATTTAATGGGCGTCATTGCTGGTATCGCGTTGGGGTATTTCTTCTTCCATTGA
- a CDS encoding DUF1345 domain-containing protein — protein sequence MASAILQISKLDTHHRLLIALGAALVAFLGVPDDLDLPVRLTCIWVAFAFTMLVLMWISIVKAHPRELLRLSRLQDSSRLLIFAFVLAAAIASLFAVVALLDSIKPGTRLAHTTLAVLAVSGAWGLVHTIFTLRYAHLYYGDSRQQTERPGGLDFPHETEPDYLDFAYFSFIIGMTSQTADVSIESKRMRRTALAHGILAFGFNAIIIALTISGLSGALSPDSPTSSAVYSSPADRVRTLHAAVYRPADSGIGH from the coding sequence ATGGCCTCAGCGATTCTTCAAATCAGTAAACTGGATACCCACCACCGGCTGCTCATTGCCCTCGGTGCCGCCTTAGTTGCCTTCCTTGGCGTGCCGGACGACCTGGACCTGCCCGTCCGGCTTACCTGCATCTGGGTAGCCTTTGCCTTCACCATGCTGGTGCTGATGTGGATCAGCATTGTGAAGGCCCACCCGCGCGAGCTGCTGCGGCTGTCGCGCCTGCAGGATTCCAGCCGCCTGCTGATTTTTGCATTCGTTCTGGCCGCTGCCATAGCCAGTCTGTTCGCCGTTGTAGCCCTGCTGGACTCGATAAAGCCGGGCACTCGGCTGGCGCACACGACGCTGGCTGTTCTGGCCGTTTCCGGTGCCTGGGGGCTGGTACACACGATCTTTACACTCCGCTATGCCCACCTCTACTACGGTGATTCCCGCCAGCAGACCGAACGGCCCGGTGGGCTCGATTTTCCGCACGAGACGGAACCCGATTACCTGGATTTTGCCTACTTCTCGTTCATCATCGGGATGACCAGCCAGACGGCCGACGTGTCGATTGAATCGAAACGTATGCGTCGAACGGCACTGGCGCATGGTATTCTCGCCTTTGGCTTCAACGCCATTATCATTGCGCTCACCATCAGTGGCCTCTCCGGGGCGCTTTCGCCCGACTCTCCGACGAGCTCTGCCGTTTATTCTTCTCCTGCTGATCGCGTTCGTACTCTTCACGCTGCCGTTTATCGGCCAGCAGATTCCGGTATAGGCCATTGA
- a CDS encoding glycoside hydrolase family 3 N-terminal domain-containing protein, which yields MTSCRSLFVTLISVLFSISTFAQTTLPSFLQANNRYGGPRVNRWADSVFATLTPDERISQLIMVAGYSNRKPGYEDSLVTLVRTNKLGGVVFFQGGPIRQAKLTNRLQALSTVPLLIAMDAEWGLAMRLDSTVRYPYQMTLGAMPGNDSLIYRMGANLAKQARRLGVHVNFAPSVDINNNPNNPVINFRSFGEDKYAVTRKALAYVRGMEDNQLLTSIKHFPGHGDTGTDSHYDLPLIAKNRVQLDSLELYPFRQLINAGVSGVMVAHLSIPALDTTRNRPSTLSPKIVTNLLRNELGFQGLVFSDAMNMKGVTKYFPSGQADELGIEAGMDVLEFTEDVPAALALIKQAVADGRISQQSLDARCLKVLRAKAWAGLDHYKPVVLDNLVRDLNPVQDVLLNRKLTEASLTVLKNDRNLLPLQHLDTLRIASVALESDKLTAFQQMAGNYTQVDHFRLTSKMADSTVAKVLDSLRAYNLLLVDVHLNNIRPGTRYGMQAKTATLVGDLVATGKAVVTVFGNVYSLDKLNVAADSARPERAIEQARAIVMPYQLTDYTEELSAQLIFGAIGASGKLPVTVNQRFRLGDGIAVNAIGRLKYTIPEEVGIDSQFLTRQVDSLVNVGLEQKAFPGCVVQMAKDGKVIFRKAYGKHTYDASLGAEPKPVQLDDLYDMASVTKVSTSTPALMRLVDEGKFNVDGKMADYLPSFKKSNKANLVWRDVLTHQARLKAWIPFWMDTKEKDGSWKPKTFKDERSARYSIEITDSLYLNKNYPKTIFEQIRDSPLNEKKEYVYSDLSFILYPQIVKRLTGVPFEDFLKTTFYKPLGATTLTYNPRRFYSLSRIVPTEYDSLFRKTLIWGRVHDEGAAMLGGLSGHAGLFGSANDLMKVFEMYRQKGSYAGQRFISAKTIAEFTRYQFPELGNRRGLGFEKPSFTYTGNAPRSATKDSFGHSGFTGTFTWVDPDPAYNLTYVFLANRVYPTRNNNKISALNTRTYVAEALYQAIKRGIQ from the coding sequence ATGACCTCCTGCCGGTCCCTGTTTGTTACCCTGATTAGCGTCCTTTTCTCCATTTCAACGTTCGCTCAGACAACACTCCCTTCTTTTCTTCAGGCCAACAACCGCTACGGCGGCCCCCGCGTGAACCGCTGGGCCGACTCCGTCTTTGCGACACTGACACCCGACGAACGCATCAGCCAGCTGATTATGGTGGCGGGCTACTCGAATCGGAAGCCGGGCTACGAAGATTCGCTGGTGACACTGGTGCGGACCAACAAACTGGGGGGAGTCGTTTTCTTTCAGGGCGGGCCCATCCGGCAGGCCAAGCTCACCAACCGGCTCCAGGCGCTCTCGACGGTACCACTGCTGATTGCCATGGACGCCGAATGGGGGCTGGCCATGCGGCTCGACAGCACCGTTCGCTACCCCTACCAGATGACACTGGGCGCCATGCCGGGCAATGATTCACTCATCTACCGCATGGGCGCCAATCTGGCGAAGCAGGCACGTCGGCTAGGCGTACACGTCAACTTCGCGCCTTCGGTCGATATCAACAACAACCCCAACAACCCCGTTATTAATTTCCGCTCCTTCGGGGAGGATAAGTACGCCGTAACCCGCAAAGCGCTGGCCTACGTGCGCGGCATGGAAGACAACCAGCTGCTGACCAGTATCAAACACTTCCCCGGTCATGGCGACACCGGTACCGACTCGCACTACGACCTGCCACTGATCGCCAAAAACCGGGTCCAACTTGACTCCCTCGAGTTGTATCCTTTCCGGCAGCTGATCAATGCGGGGGTATCGGGGGTCATGGTGGCTCACCTCAGCATTCCGGCCCTGGATACCACCCGCAACCGACCCTCTACCCTGTCCCCCAAAATTGTCACGAACCTGCTCAGGAATGAACTGGGCTTTCAGGGGCTCGTTTTTTCCGATGCCATGAACATGAAAGGCGTCACGAAGTACTTCCCGTCGGGGCAAGCCGACGAGTTGGGCATCGAAGCTGGTATGGACGTGCTGGAGTTTACCGAAGACGTACCGGCCGCGCTCGCGCTGATCAAGCAGGCCGTAGCCGATGGGCGCATCTCGCAGCAGTCGCTGGATGCCCGCTGCCTGAAAGTGCTACGCGCCAAAGCCTGGGCGGGCCTCGACCACTACAAGCCCGTGGTGCTCGATAACCTCGTTCGCGACCTGAATCCGGTGCAGGATGTGCTCCTCAACCGAAAACTGACGGAAGCCAGCCTGACGGTTCTGAAAAATGACCGGAACCTGTTACCCCTGCAACATCTGGATACGCTCCGGATTGCCTCCGTGGCACTGGAAAGCGATAAACTAACCGCCTTTCAGCAGATGGCGGGCAACTACACCCAGGTGGACCATTTCCGCCTGACCTCAAAAATGGCGGACTCGACCGTAGCGAAGGTGCTGGATTCACTACGTGCTTACAACCTGCTGCTGGTAGACGTGCACCTGAACAACATCCGGCCCGGTACCCGCTACGGTATGCAGGCCAAAACGGCAACGCTGGTCGGCGACTTGGTGGCTACCGGTAAGGCCGTTGTCACGGTGTTTGGTAACGTGTACTCGCTCGATAAACTGAACGTAGCGGCCGACTCGGCCCGGCCCGAACGTGCCATCGAGCAGGCGCGGGCCATTGTGATGCCGTACCAGCTCACCGACTATACCGAAGAACTATCGGCGCAGTTGATCTTCGGGGCCATCGGCGCGTCGGGCAAGCTACCCGTTACGGTAAATCAGCGTTTCCGGCTTGGCGACGGGATTGCGGTGAACGCCATTGGCCGGCTCAAATACACCATTCCGGAAGAGGTGGGTATCGACAGCCAGTTTCTGACCCGTCAGGTCGATTCGCTGGTTAACGTGGGACTGGAACAGAAAGCATTTCCGGGCTGCGTGGTACAGATGGCGAAAGATGGCAAGGTGATCTTCCGCAAAGCCTACGGTAAACACACCTACGATGCCTCGCTCGGTGCCGAACCCAAACCGGTTCAGCTCGACGACCTTTACGACATGGCTTCGGTTACCAAAGTGAGCACGTCGACACCCGCGCTGATGCGGTTGGTGGACGAAGGCAAGTTCAACGTCGACGGCAAAATGGCCGATTACCTGCCCAGTTTCAAAAAATCGAATAAGGCCAACCTTGTCTGGCGCGACGTGCTGACGCACCAGGCCCGGCTGAAAGCCTGGATTCCCTTCTGGATGGACACCAAAGAAAAGGATGGCAGCTGGAAACCGAAAACGTTCAAAGACGAGCGCAGCGCCCGCTACTCCATCGAAATCACCGATAGTCTGTACCTGAACAAAAACTACCCCAAAACTATTTTTGAGCAGATTCGGGATTCTCCTTTGAACGAAAAGAAAGAATACGTCTATTCCGATCTGTCGTTTATTCTTTACCCACAGATCGTCAAACGCCTGACGGGAGTACCGTTCGAAGACTTCCTGAAAACGACGTTTTACAAACCGCTGGGTGCTACAACCCTGACGTATAACCCCCGCCGGTTCTACAGCCTCAGCCGCATTGTCCCCACCGAGTACGACTCCCTGTTCCGGAAGACGCTCATCTGGGGACGCGTTCACGACGAAGGGGCCGCTATGCTGGGCGGCCTGTCGGGCCACGCGGGCCTGTTCGGGTCGGCCAACGATCTGATGAAGGTGTTCGAGATGTACCGGCAGAAGGGCAGCTACGCTGGTCAGCGATTTATTTCGGCAAAAACCATCGCCGAGTTCACGCGCTACCAGTTCCCGGAACTCGGCAACCGGCGTGGTCTGGGATTCGAGAAACCGTCGTTTACCTATACCGGCAACGCTCCCCGTTCGGCTACCAAAGACAGCTTCGGCCATTCGGGCTTCACGGGTACTTTCACCTGGGTTGATCCCGATCCGGCTTACAACCTGACCTACGTGTTTCTGGCCAACCGCGTGTACCCCACCCGAAACAATAACAAAATCAGTGCGTTGAATACCCGAACTTATGTCGCCGAAGCGTTATATCAGGCGATCAAACGCGGTATCCAATGA
- a CDS encoding DinB family protein produces MKNFLIHLLNYELWANQRIINALEALDNPPARAVAVMGHILSAQHVWLGRVLNETTFVSIWEDTPVAWMSETAERQHRKIVSYLNSLSETELTQSIDYATSQQEPYQSTLIDILTHMSHHAAYHRGQVVQLIRPLVSEPPVTDFIVWTREN; encoded by the coding sequence ATGAAGAATTTCCTGATTCATTTACTTAATTATGAGCTCTGGGCAAACCAGCGGATTATCAATGCGTTAGAAGCACTCGATAATCCGCCCGCCCGGGCCGTAGCCGTGATGGGTCATATTCTGTCGGCTCAGCACGTGTGGCTGGGGCGAGTGCTGAACGAGACTACGTTCGTGTCGATCTGGGAAGACACGCCGGTAGCGTGGATGAGCGAAACGGCCGAACGGCAACACCGTAAGATAGTAAGTTACCTGAATTCACTTTCGGAAACGGAATTGACGCAATCTATTGATTACGCGACGTCTCAACAGGAACCCTACCAGAGTACCCTGATCGATATTCTGACCCACATGAGCCACCATGCCGCCTACCACCGGGGGCAGGTAGTGCAGCTTATCCGGCCGCTGGTGAGCGAGCCCCCCGTTACGGACTTCATTGTCTGGACCCGGGAGAATTAA
- a CDS encoding FG-GAP repeat domain-containing protein, with translation MKLFLYLLCCPLLALAQSPKPTFTIEVVDNQIDIGYGMAIGDVDGDKLPDILLADQKEIVWYRNPGRPVQGRPTGSSAASAAKPTAWQRYVMAANLTPQDNVCIAARDLDGDGRVEVAVGAGWNPAETSDSTKSGAVFYLMRPTDPTQRWEPVRLPHEVTTHRMRWAKTGTSYQLIVVPLHGLGNKAGAGRGVRVWGYEFPKDPRGRWKQHLVDSTLHLTHNFEIWEDGPVTGVIIAGKEGGKILEWQSGQWRYMAEEAARNALPLMTNNTDGIGEIRRFDKGAGIATIQPMHGNLLQIENGYYSTKRPRTDVSDKEIDVLTDGFSQGHALVCGDFLGTGRDQIVAGWRNPDKNGNVGVRLFIPQEKDNFDGYPLDDSVRMACEDLQAADLDGDGDLDLIASGRATLNVLIYWNQQKP, from the coding sequence ATGAAACTTTTCCTGTATTTGCTATGCTGCCCGCTGCTGGCGCTGGCCCAGTCGCCTAAGCCAACGTTCACAATTGAAGTTGTCGACAACCAGATTGATATTGGCTACGGAATGGCTATTGGCGACGTTGATGGGGACAAACTCCCCGATATTCTGCTGGCCGATCAGAAAGAAATCGTCTGGTACCGCAATCCGGGACGCCCGGTTCAGGGACGCCCGACTGGAAGTTCGGCTGCGTCGGCTGCGAAGCCTACCGCGTGGCAGCGGTATGTAATGGCCGCCAACCTGACACCCCAGGACAATGTCTGCATTGCGGCCCGTGACCTCGACGGCGACGGGCGGGTGGAGGTCGCCGTTGGCGCGGGCTGGAACCCGGCCGAAACCAGCGACAGCACCAAGTCCGGAGCGGTATTTTACCTGATGCGCCCCACCGACCCGACCCAGCGCTGGGAGCCCGTTCGGCTACCCCACGAAGTGACGACCCACCGGATGCGCTGGGCTAAAACCGGCACCAGCTACCAGCTTATCGTGGTGCCGCTGCATGGCCTGGGCAACAAAGCGGGGGCAGGGCGGGGTGTCCGTGTCTGGGGCTACGAGTTTCCCAAAGACCCGCGCGGACGCTGGAAACAACACCTGGTCGACTCGACACTTCACCTGACGCATAATTTCGAGATCTGGGAAGATGGGCCGGTTACGGGCGTCATCATCGCCGGTAAAGAAGGCGGCAAGATTCTGGAATGGCAGTCGGGACAGTGGCGGTACATGGCCGAGGAAGCTGCCCGTAATGCCCTGCCGCTGATGACGAACAATACCGATGGAATCGGTGAAATCCGGCGGTTCGACAAAGGTGCAGGTATTGCTACCATCCAGCCCATGCACGGGAATCTGCTGCAGATCGAAAATGGATACTATTCAACCAAACGCCCCCGGACCGACGTATCTGACAAGGAGATCGACGTATTGACCGACGGCTTCAGTCAGGGTCACGCGCTGGTATGCGGGGATTTTCTGGGTACCGGCCGCGATCAGATCGTGGCCGGCTGGCGTAACCCCGACAAGAACGGTAACGTAGGCGTTCGGCTGTTTATCCCGCAGGAGAAAGACAATTTTGACGGGTACCCGCTCGACGACAGCGTTCGGATGGCGTGCGAAGACCTGCAGGCTGCCGATCTGGACGGTGATGGTGATCTGGACCTGATTGCGTCGGGGCGGGCCACGCTGAATGTACTCATCTACTGGAACCAGCAGAAACCGTAA